The sequence GGTTGAGAAGCCGATCGTTTTAACGATGGATCAATTGAAAAGATATCCGAATGTAAGTAGAGTACACTTCCTTGAGTGTCCAGCGAACGGTGGGCCAGAGTGGAGAGGTCCTCAATTTAACTCGATCCAATTTGCAAAAGGATTTATGTCTTGTGCTGAGTGGACTGGTGTGTACATCAAAGATATTCTTAAAGATCTTGGTCTTAAGCCAGAGGCTCAATGGATGCTTGCAGAAGGTATAGACAACTCTCATATGGGTAGAACTATCCCTGTAGATAAAGTACTTGATGATGCTATGATCGTTTGGGGACAAAATGGTGAAGCATTGCGTCCAGAACAAGGTTACCCGATCAGAATCGTTGTTCCAGGTTGGGAAGCAAACCTATGTGTAAAATGGTTATGTAGACTTGAGTTTGCATCTGAACCATTCTATGCAAAAGAAGAGACTTCTAAATATACAGCATTGAAACATACAGGTAAAGCGATACAGCACTTCTATGCAAACGAGGTAAACTCTGTAATTACTTCACCATGTCCTGAGAAACCATGGACAGACCTTAAAAAAGGTGATATGGTAGAGATAGAAGGACTTGCATGGTCTGGTATGGGTACGATCTCAACTGTTGATGTATCATTTGATGGCGGTAAGAACTGGGTAGAAGCATCACTCAAAGGACTCGTACTTGAAAAAGCTTGGACTAGATTCTCTATCATGCATGAGTATACAGGTGAGCCAATGCTTCTTAGTTCACGTGCTTCGGATGATGCAGGACACATCCAGCCAACAGTAAGAAACGAAAGAGCGGCTGTAGGAATCGAAGGTGTTTACCATAGAAACGGTATCCACACATGGGAAATTGATGCAAAAGGAGAGGTTACAAATGTACAAATCTTATCATAAAAAAATTGTTGCAAGTACACTGCTTGCATCAGTAGTATTTTTAGGAACAGCTTGTAATGCATCTAACGGTACAAAAGATACAGCTGAAGCAAAGCCTGCAGCTGAAACAAAAAGTGCAGCACCAGTAAATACTACAATGAATACAGAAGGTTTCACTAAAAGAGAAATAGATGCTGTAGGTCCAGCAAACGCTTTAGTCTCTGACAGTGTTAAGAAAACATATGAGCACAATGGCAAACTCGTAGTTGACGGTGGGGTAACATATCCGATCGTGAATGGTAAATCAGGTGCGTACTATGTTAATGAAGCAGCACATACAACACCATTCAACAAAGGTAAAAGAGCAACTGAAAATGAGCAGAAAGCTTGGGATATCGATGTTATGCCTGACGGTACAGGTCTTCCTGAAGGTTCAGGTACTGTAGAAGAGGGTGATGAACTGTATGAAGAAAAATGTGCATCTTGTCACGGTGACTTTGGTGCAGGTTCTGGGCTTTACCCAAAACTTACTTTGGGTAATGCATATGCATTGCAGAAAACAATGAAGAATCAAAGAGTTAATCCGGATTCTGAAGGTCCACAGCGTGCATTCGGTCCGTACTGGCCATATGCGAGTACATTATGGTGGTACATCAAAACAGGTATGCCTCACCAAGCACCTATGTCTTTAACAACAGATCAAGTCTATGCACTATCTGCATACATCCTTTATATCAACGAGATGAAAATTGAGGGTGAGCTAGTAGATGATGAGTATGAACTAGACAGAGAGAAGTTCTTAAAGATCGTTATGCCTAACGTTGATGGTTTTGAGCCTAAGATCAATGGACCAAAAGGTCAAGACAATGCACGTGAGTACTTCAATAACCCATTGAACTACGGTAACGGTGTAAGATGTATGAAAGACTGTTTTGAAGGTGAGCCTGAAGTACAGAGAATCGGGTTTGAACTTACAGACTTTAACCCGCCATTGAGTTCAGAAAAAACATTGCCTGAGCCAACAGAAACTGAAGCAGCAGCTCCTGGTAAAGATACCTATGAAGCAAGTTGTGCGGTATGTCATGCTACAGATGCAATGGGTGCACCTGCAGTGGGTGATAAAGCAGCATGGGCAGCAGCGCTTGAGAAAGGGCTAGACCAAGTGTATCATAATGCGATCAACGGAAAAGGCGGTATGCCTCCAAAAGGTGGTGCTATGGATCTTTCAGATGATAAAGTAAAAGAAGTCGTAGATTATATGATCGGAGCAAGTAAATAATTGTGAGTTATCACAATTATTTCACAATAGAATAGTAAAATAAAATATCAGGTTGGGTCATCCAACCTTTTATCTAAATTTTTTATACAAAAGGAAATAAAATGGATAGAAGAAAATTTATGAGTTTAAGTATGGTTGCAGCAGCTGTATTGCCAGCAAGTTTATCTGCAATTGATTTCAGAGCTGAAAAGCCTGATACATGGACTGCTCACACTGTAGCAGACGCTGTTAAAGCACTTTACGGTGATATCAAAACAGAAGAAAAAGGTGTAAAAGTTAAAGCGCCAAAAGTAGCAAGTAACGGTGGAGCGATCCCTGTAACTGTAGAGTCTGATATCGCTGCTAAAACTGTATCTCTTTTCCAAGATGTTAACCCAGAGGCAGCTGTATGTGTATGGGATGTACAAGAGGGTGGAATCGTTGATTTCATGACTAAGATTAAAATGAAAAAATCTGGTACGATCACTGCAATCGTAGAAGGTACTGATGGTAAGTTCTATGTAGGTAAAGTAACACTAGAAGTTGCTCTTGGTGGATGTGAAGGTTAATCCTCTCTTCAAGCCGTTGGGTTAGATAGTAAAATCTAATTAAGTATAAACAGAAATAGAAAATAAAGGAATATTATGGCTAATATGAAAATTAAAGCAAAGCTTAAAGGCGATGTTGTAGAAGTAAAAGTAATGGCAAAACATGACATGCTTACTTATGATCAAGCAAAGAAAAAAGGTGTTGAAGCAAACTTCATCACTCACATTAGTGCAAATGTAAACGGTAAAGTAGTATTTGATGTATCTACAAGCCAATTCTGGTCTAAAAATCCACAGTTCAAATTTGCCTTCAGAGATGCAGGTTTGAAAAAAGGTGACAAGATTGAGATCACTTGGACAGACCTTAGCGGTAAAACTGTTACTGAAGACAAAAAAATTAAAGGTATTAAATAATACCTCTTCTGACCGTTTTCGGTCAGATAGTGTAAAGAGTTAATCCATGGACTTTAGATAGAGTGTATGGATTAATTTTATTACAAAGTGAAGTGTCTCCATCAGGCTTCGCTGACACACTTCCCTATTCCTCTCTATGATTATGTACTATCCAAAATAACGATACGGATCATTTTTCTCTTCTGATAAAAAAATGGAAACATCTTTTTGCTTTCAATGGCTGTGGTTTTTTATATATGCAGGGTGATAGAATAGAGAGATGATAGATCCTCTCTGTTTTACACTATATGTTACAAGAGTGATGGAGTAAAGATTTTAAAAGGTATGTTGGGTTTGAAAATGAAGAGTAGGGTCAAAGTGTTTGATGTACTTCGAACCAGTAGTCTTCATTTCTTGTTATTGTAGCTTTTTTTCTTTGATTAAAGTGTTCTGTAATATCAAACCCTTCTGTGCCCAAGCCCTCTTTATATTCATTGATAAATGCAGCATAGGTCTCCTCTTTCATGGCAGTGATCTCATAGGTTACCTTGTCATAGACCAGGTCATCAACATGTATCTCTTTCCTGTCTATTTCATTGAGGTTGATACTCCCGTAACGTTCCTCTTTGGGAAGGGTCATGTTCATCTCTATATAGGCACGCATAGATGCGAGCATATGCTCTAGTTGTTTGACTGGAATATCTGAGGCTTCAATGACTGTGGGAAGTGCTTGTGTGTAGCCCCAGGCACCGGAAACTGCGAGATCAGCATCAAAAGCTGCTTTGATAACCTCTTTTAGATCATTCTCGCTTTTGAGTGGTTCAAATTCCGGCATGGATCAAAGACCTGCTTCCTGGATGGCTTCCGTCTGTGCATGGGCGATCAGCGGATCAATGACCAATTTTAAATTTCCGTTGTTCATTACATCATCCAAAGCATAAAGAGTCAATCCGATACGGTGATCGGTAAGCCTGTTCTGCGGGTAGTTGTATGTTCTGATCTTTTCTGAACGGTCCCCTGACCCTACCTGAAGTTTTCTTTGGCTTGATGTCTCATCAAGCTGTTTCTGAAGCTCTGCTTCATAGACTCTGGCCTTCAGTACCTTCATCGCCTTGTCTCTGTTCTTGTGCTGAGATTTCTCATCTTGAATTGCGACAACGATTCCTGTAGGGATATGTGTCAAACGTACGGCAGAATCAGTCGTATTTACCGATTGACCTCCACAACCGCTTGAACGGTATACATCCATTTTAATTTCATTTGGTTTGATGTCTATCTCAACGTCATCCACTTCAGGTATGATCGCCACAGTAATAGCAGAAGTATGCACACGTCCCTGTGTTTCAGTATCTGGTACACGTTGTACACGGTGGGTACCTGCCTCGTATTTGAGCTTGGAATAGACACTGTCCCCTTTGATTTGGGCGATAAGCTCTTTGTATCCCCCTGATGTACCTTCATTGGTGCTGACGATCTCTATTTTCCATCCCATCTGTTCTGCATAGCGTGAGTACATTCTAAAGACATCAGCGACAAAAAGTGCACTTTCGTCCCCTCCTGCACCTGCACGAAGTTCAAGGAAAATGTTTTTATCATCATTTTTGTCTTTGGGGATCATGAGAACCTTGATCTCTTCTTCCAAGGCAGGTAGCATCGGCTCTAACTCACTTAGCTCTTCTTTTGCAAGGTCACCAAGCTCCGGATCCCCTAAAAGCTCTTTATTTTCGCTTATAGCATCAGCAGTTTCAACGTAAATATTTGCTTTTTCCACTAATGGACCAAGATCAGATTGCTCTTTGCTGAGTTCTGTCATACGCTTAATATCACTGGCAATATCCGGAGAACTTAAGAGTTCACTGATTTCATTATATCTGTCGATGAAAGGTTGAAGTTTTTCTTTGAACATAGGCGTTCTTTGTGTTAGATTGTGATTTTAGTGAGGGTGTATCGAGACTGCTTATGCAGCTTCGATAGCATTTACCATTTTATGAAGACGGCTTACTTTTCTAGCAGCAGTTGTTTTTTTGATGAAACCTTTGCTTACCAGTGAGTGGATTTGTTTGTTCGCTGTTGCGAATGCTGTTGCTGCTGCTGCTTTATCTGCTGCTGCTACTGCTTCATGTACGGCTTTTGTGATGTTTTTGATTCTCGTTCTGTAATATCTGTTTCTCTCAGTTCTTACAGCAGTTTGCAAAATACGTTTTTTTGCTGACTTATGGTGTGCCATGTTGTTTCCTTTATAGGTATGTTGTTATTACTCAATGAATTAGAGTGAAAATAGTTCGCGAATAATATCTAAATAAAGATTAAAGATTTATTAATGCAAAGGTATACCCAAGGAATTGCATGGATAACTAGGGGGCGACTATAGAGGAATGTTAATCAAATTTGCGTTAAAATGAAGCCTATAGAATCATGGGGATAGTGCAAACCCTATTAAGGAAGAAAATTGGAACTTTTTGGAACAGATGGTGTACGTGGGAAAGCAGGGAAAAAAGTCAGTGCAGTAAATGCAATGCGTTTGGCTATGGCTACAGGCATCTATTTTAAACGATTTAGCAGAACCAACAAAATATTAGTAGGGAAAGATACCAGACGTAGTGGATATATGATAGAGAATGCTATGGTCTCCGGGCTTACCGCTGTAGGATTTGATGTGATACAGATAGGACCTATGCCGACACCTGCTATTGCATTTTTAACATCAAATATGCGCTGTGATGCGGGGATCATGATCTCTGCAAGCCATAACCCCTATTATGACAATGGTATTAAGTTCTTTGACTTGGACGGAAACAAATTAAACCGTGAAAAAGAGAAGGAGATAGAAGCGATCTATGAAGATGATGCACAGATAGAAGCGGCTCAAGTGACAGGAAAAGAGATAGGGAAATCAAAGAGAATAGATGATGTGGTCGGTCGTTACATTGTACATATCAAAAACTCCTTTTCAAAAACAGCAACGTTGTCCGGTAAACGTGTAGTGATCGACTGTGCGAACGGGGCGGGATATATTGTTGGACCTACGATCCTACAGGAACTTGGTGCAGAGGTTGTGGTGTTGGGTGATAAGCCTAACGGATTTAACATCAATGAAGGATGCGGTGCCATGCATCCGGAGTATTTGGCAAAAGCAGTACTGGAGTATCGTGCAGATGTCGGGATCGCCTTGGATGGTGATGCAGATCGATTGGTGATAGTCGACGAGAAGGGTGATGTCGTTGATGGAGATAAGTTGATGGGTGTGCTTGCTGTACATCTTAAAAACCAAGGATCACTCAAAGGTGAGGGGATGGTTGCTACGGTGATGAGCAATCAGGGACTTGATGAGTATCTTACTTCACAGGGGCTTACCCTGCACCGTTCTGCAGTTGGAGATAAAAATGTTGTGGAGATGATGCAGAAATATGGTATGAACTTTGGTGGAGAACAGAGTGGGCATATTATTTTCTCGGATTATGCAAAGACGGGAGATGGTATCTCCAGTGCACTGCAGGCTTTGGCATACTTGGTAGAGACGGGGAAAAAGGCAAGTGAAGCATTTAACCCGTATGCGTCATATCCTCAAATCTTGGTAAACCTTGCGGTCCAGGAAAAAAGAGATTTTGATACGATCGAAGGGTTAGATGTCCTCAAAGACAAGATTGAAGGGCTAGGTATACGTCATCTTTTCCGTTACTCCGGGACAGAAAATAAAATCCGCCTTTTGCTTGAGGGAAAAGATGAAAAAAAAGTTGAAGAGATCATGGAAGAGTGTGTAGAGTTCTTTAAAAAGGCTTTAGCTTAATGAGAGCCTTTGCTGTCTTTTTTCTGGTCCTTTTGGGGACCTTTATCATAGACCAGAATATCAAATCTCTCTTTATTGAGGGGTATTATCGTCCGGGACAATGTATAGACCTTGAACTGCACTATAATAAAGGTGTGGCTTTTTCCATGCTCTCATTTCTGGGACCTTATCTTAAATGGATACAGGCACTCCTTATAGTGGCTATCCTGTTCTTTGTCTTTAAAGAAGGGTATATCAAGCGTTATGCATTTCCAGTAGGGTTACTGATAGGCGGCGCAATGGGTAATGTATATGATCGTTTTGTGCATGGGGGTGTAGTGGATTATGTTGCCTGGCATTGCGGTTTTGACTTTGCGGTATTTAACTTCGCAGATGTTGCTATAGATCTTGCTGTTGTATGGCTCTTGGTAATGATCTACTTCTTTCCTCAAAAATCAGAAAGTCAATAAAACGGGGCTGCTAAGTATTTAGATCTTCTCTAAATACTGCATCAGCTGTTGATGTACTTTGCCATTGCTTGCGACAATACTTTTATCGTCAAAATCAAATGTCTTGTTGTCTACATTGCTGATCTTGCCACCTGCTTCTTGCACGATCAGGATCCCTGCAGCCACATCCCAGGGTTTAAGATCGATCTCATAGAAGGCCTCCACCTTCCCCTGGGCAAGATAGCACAGATCTACTGCGGCTGCACCCAACCTTCGGATATCCTGGATATACGGCAGCAGGTTGGTCATACATTTGATCACCCACTCATACTCAACGCCGGCATTGACCTTGGCATAAGGGAACCCTGTGGCGATCAGTGCATTTTGAAGCTTGCTTTGTGAACTAACCTCAAGTTTTTGCCCGTTACAATACGCACCCTCTCCATCTACAGCCCAGAAGAGTTCTTCTAAAATAGGGTTATAGACGACAGCCATGGTAGGCTTTCCCTGTTCCCAGATGCCAAGTGAGACCGCAAGATGGGGGATACCGTGAACAAAATTAGTCGTACCATCGATGGGGTCAATGTAGATGGCCTTGTCGTAGTGATAACTTCCATGGTGGCTTTCCTCTCCCACAAGGGTATGGTCAGGGAATACTTTTTTGAGCTGATCGATGATGAAGGCTTCGGTTTTGATATCAAACTCGGTCACAAGATCAACGACCCCTTTATGGGAGACCTCTTTGTGGGAGGCGTAGCCCTCTCTGACAATTTTTCCTGCTTCCAATGCTATCTGTTTTAATCTATCTATATTCATAGCAGTGATTATAGTATAATCTCTCTATGAAGAAAAAGATAATGATGCTGTTATTGTCCTTATTGGTGATCATCATGGGGTATTTTGGACTGCAAGCCTATTCGCAGGCAAAACAGTATGAACAGCGTACGCAAACACTTGTCATGGATAAAGATATCTCAACACAGGCTGAGTACCAGGCAAAAAATTGGGCGGAGAAGTTCAGCTTGGGATACTACGAGAATGATAAGCGGCTTTTACGTGAAGAGACCATGATTTCTCAAAAGGAGCATCAATCAGAGGCGAAGCGTTATACTCTCTATGTGATGGGGGTGCTACTTGTGATCTTGTGCAGTGCTTTTTTGGTAGATTTGAGACTGTTTACATTTTTTGGTGCTTTGGTGGCGTTAGTCGTGTTGACTTTTGGTCTTTTTGCCCCTCTGCTGACAGTGACGATACATAAAGAGTTTGAGTATATCGGAGATGTCGTACTCTCATTTGAGTCCAAAAGTCTCTTGGGATCCGTGGTGAAGTTATGGGAGAATGGTGAGATGGCGGTAGCCTTGGTGATCCTGCTTTTTTCCATACTCATACCGCTCTTCAAAACGCTCTCTTTAATGTTTGTGGCGGTGGTGATGGAGAGTAGATTCGCCCACGGTATCGTAACGTTTTTCAAATGGGTTGGGAAATGGTCAATGCTGGATGTCTTTGTGGTGGCTACGTTGCTGGTGTATCTCACAAGCAACGGTTCTGATGTCAGTCATGCAGAGGTACAGGTAGGGCTTTATTTCTTTTTGGCCTATGTGATCGTCTCTATGTTGGTGAGTTTGAGTGCCGATCGCATGTTAGGTAAACTGAAGGAATAAGGCGGATTAGATCACCATATCCACATCGTCATGATCCTGACAGTATTTAAAGATACGATTTCTCTCTTCTTCTGTCTCTACAATGCAGCTGGCGTTATAGGTATGAAATTTTCCTGTCCGCGAAGAGTTTCCTAAAGAGCAAAGGTGTTCTTTGTCTCCCATGGCTTCTTTGATACATTTTAAGAGTGCCTCTTTGTCTCTGCCTATGAGCTTAAATCCCCATTGGGTCGGATATTCTATCTTCGGTTTCTGGGGTGTTTTGTCGTCTAAAATCATTGCTTCTCCTTTTAAACTTATGCGCGATTAAAATCACCGCTCTTGCCACCGGATTTATTTTCTAATTGCACATTTCTTATGACCATCCCTTTGTCTATTGCTTTGAGCATATCGTAGATCGTGAGCAGTCCTACACTGACTCCGGTAAGCGCTTCCATCTCTACCCCTGTCTGTCCGTTAAGTTTTGCTGTGACGGTGAGTTTAAATCCCGGGAGGTCCGGAAGCTCTTCAATATCCGTCTTTACAGAGGTCAGCATGAGCGGATGACACATAGGGATGAGGGTTGAGGTTTGTTTGGTCCCTTGAATGGCAGCAATCACCGCAGTTTGAAGAACAGGCCCTTTTTTTGCTGTATTTTCCAGTACAGCATCAAAAGCAGCTTGTCCTACTTCTATGATACCGCTGGCCGTGGCTATACGTGTTGTGTTGTCTTTGTCTGAGACATCGACCATTTTTGGTTTGTTCTGTTCATCTAGATGTGTAAG is a genomic window of Sulfurovum sp. XGS-02 containing:
- the soxC gene encoding sulfite dehydrogenase, with amino-acid sequence MNKITKEEFEVVSEVSEQTSRRNFFKKTATYSMGALAAASVVAPVTIDASEHIKANPEDDPNIMEEKPWSLKFGDDVTVNLYGQPSPYEHNVTRRTTPILSSGNYRASIAVTPIQDLNGIITPNGLFFNRHHGGTPTIDPNQHRLMIHGLVEKPIVLTMDQLKRYPNVSRVHFLECPANGGPEWRGPQFNSIQFAKGFMSCAEWTGVYIKDILKDLGLKPEAQWMLAEGIDNSHMGRTIPVDKVLDDAMIVWGQNGEALRPEQGYPIRIVVPGWEANLCVKWLCRLEFASEPFYAKEETSKYTALKHTGKAIQHFYANEVNSVITSPCPEKPWTDLKKGDMVEIEGLAWSGMGTISTVDVSFDGGKNWVEASLKGLVLEKAWTRFSIMHEYTGEPMLLSSRASDDAGHIQPTVRNERAAVGIEGVYHRNGIHTWEIDAKGEVTNVQILS
- the soxZ gene encoding thiosulfate oxidation carrier complex protein SoxZ; this encodes MANMKIKAKLKGDVVEVKVMAKHDMLTYDQAKKKGVEANFITHISANVNGKVVFDVSTSQFWSKNPQFKFAFRDAGLKKGDKIEITWTDLSGKTVTEDKKIKGIK
- a CDS encoding thiosulfate oxidation carrier protein SoxY is translated as MDRRKFMSLSMVAAAVLPASLSAIDFRAEKPDTWTAHTVADAVKALYGDIKTEEKGVKVKAPKVASNGGAIPVTVESDIAAKTVSLFQDVNPEAAVCVWDVQEGGIVDFMTKIKMKKSGTITAIVEGTDGKFYVGKVTLEVALGGCEG
- a CDS encoding c-type cytochrome; the protein is MYKSYHKKIVASTLLASVVFLGTACNASNGTKDTAEAKPAAETKSAAPVNTTMNTEGFTKREIDAVGPANALVSDSVKKTYEHNGKLVVDGGVTYPIVNGKSGAYYVNEAAHTTPFNKGKRATENEQKAWDIDVMPDGTGLPEGSGTVEEGDELYEEKCASCHGDFGAGSGLYPKLTLGNAYALQKTMKNQRVNPDSEGPQRAFGPYWPYASTLWWYIKTGMPHQAPMSLTTDQVYALSAYILYINEMKIEGELVDDEYELDREKFLKIVMPNVDGFEPKINGPKGQDNAREYFNNPLNYGNGVRCMKDCFEGEPEVQRIGFELTDFNPPLSSEKTLPEPTETEAAAPGKDTYEASCAVCHATDAMGAPAVGDKAAWAAALEKGLDQVYHNAINGKGGMPPKGGAMDLSDDKVKEVVDYMIGASK
- the rpsT gene encoding 30S ribosomal protein S20 codes for the protein MAHHKSAKKRILQTAVRTERNRYYRTRIKNITKAVHEAVAAADKAAAATAFATANKQIHSLVSKGFIKKTTAARKVSRLHKMVNAIEAA
- the lspA gene encoding signal peptidase II yields the protein MRAFAVFFLVLLGTFIIDQNIKSLFIEGYYRPGQCIDLELHYNKGVAFSMLSFLGPYLKWIQALLIVAILFFVFKEGYIKRYAFPVGLLIGGAMGNVYDRFVHGGVVDYVAWHCGFDFAVFNFADVAIDLAVVWLLVMIYFFPQKSESQ
- the moaC gene encoding cyclic pyranopterin monophosphate synthase MoaC encodes the protein MNLTHLDEQNKPKMVDVSDKDNTTRIATASGIIEVGQAAFDAVLENTAKKGPVLQTAVIAAIQGTKQTSTLIPMCHPLMLTSVKTDIEELPDLPGFKLTVTAKLNGQTGVEMEALTGVSVGLLTIYDMLKAIDKGMVIRNVQLENKSGGKSGDFNRA
- a CDS encoding inositol monophosphatase family protein, with protein sequence MNIDRLKQIALEAGKIVREGYASHKEVSHKGVVDLVTEFDIKTEAFIIDQLKKVFPDHTLVGEESHHGSYHYDKAIYIDPIDGTTNFVHGIPHLAVSLGIWEQGKPTMAVVYNPILEELFWAVDGEGAYCNGQKLEVSSQSKLQNALIATGFPYAKVNAGVEYEWVIKCMTNLLPYIQDIRRLGAAAVDLCYLAQGKVEAFYEIDLKPWDVAAGILIVQEAGGKISNVDNKTFDFDDKSIVASNGKVHQQLMQYLEKI
- the prfA gene encoding peptide chain release factor 1, which translates into the protein MFKEKLQPFIDRYNEISELLSSPDIASDIKRMTELSKEQSDLGPLVEKANIYVETADAISENKELLGDPELGDLAKEELSELEPMLPALEEEIKVLMIPKDKNDDKNIFLELRAGAGGDESALFVADVFRMYSRYAEQMGWKIEIVSTNEGTSGGYKELIAQIKGDSVYSKLKYEAGTHRVQRVPDTETQGRVHTSAITVAIIPEVDDVEIDIKPNEIKMDVYRSSGCGGQSVNTTDSAVRLTHIPTGIVVAIQDEKSQHKNRDKAMKVLKARVYEAELQKQLDETSSQRKLQVGSGDRSEKIRTYNYPQNRLTDHRIGLTLYALDDVMNNGNLKLVIDPLIAHAQTEAIQEAGL
- a CDS encoding YbeD family protein — protein: MILDDKTPQKPKIEYPTQWGFKLIGRDKEALLKCIKEAMGDKEHLCSLGNSSRTGKFHTYNASCIVETEEERNRIFKYCQDHDDVDMVI
- the glmM gene encoding phosphoglucosamine mutase; this translates as MELFGTDGVRGKAGKKVSAVNAMRLAMATGIYFKRFSRTNKILVGKDTRRSGYMIENAMVSGLTAVGFDVIQIGPMPTPAIAFLTSNMRCDAGIMISASHNPYYDNGIKFFDLDGNKLNREKEKEIEAIYEDDAQIEAAQVTGKEIGKSKRIDDVVGRYIVHIKNSFSKTATLSGKRVVIDCANGAGYIVGPTILQELGAEVVVLGDKPNGFNINEGCGAMHPEYLAKAVLEYRADVGIALDGDADRLVIVDEKGDVVDGDKLMGVLAVHLKNQGSLKGEGMVATVMSNQGLDEYLTSQGLTLHRSAVGDKNVVEMMQKYGMNFGGEQSGHIIFSDYAKTGDGISSALQALAYLVETGKKASEAFNPYASYPQILVNLAVQEKRDFDTIEGLDVLKDKIEGLGIRHLFRYSGTENKIRLLLEGKDEKKVEEIMEECVEFFKKALA
- a CDS encoding paraquat-inducible protein A, producing MKKKIMMLLLSLLVIIMGYFGLQAYSQAKQYEQRTQTLVMDKDISTQAEYQAKNWAEKFSLGYYENDKRLLREETMISQKEHQSEAKRYTLYVMGVLLVILCSAFLVDLRLFTFFGALVALVVLTFGLFAPLLTVTIHKEFEYIGDVVLSFESKSLLGSVVKLWENGEMAVALVILLFSILIPLFKTLSLMFVAVVMESRFAHGIVTFFKWVGKWSMLDVFVVATLLVYLTSNGSDVSHAEVQVGLYFFLAYVIVSMLVSLSADRMLGKLKE